A window from Rhineura floridana isolate rRhiFlo1 chromosome 17, rRhiFlo1.hap2, whole genome shotgun sequence encodes these proteins:
- the MMD2 gene encoding monocyte to macrophage differentiation factor 2 isoform X2 has translation MNHRVPPNRRYQPTEYEHAANCATHAFWIIPSILGSSILYVLSDNQWETISAWIYGFGLSGLFLVSTVFHTISWKKRHLRTVEHCLHMFDRMVIYFFIAASYAPWLNLRELGPWASHMRWIIWIMASVGTIYVFFFHERPTQMASRSWWLVAFSIAWAPSSSRVMGASPLPTPSGTSLWPLELPSIIMPFGGTSINQMLLRQKLPGRQMP, from the exons ATGAACCACAGGGTTCCACCCAACCGGAGGTACCAGCCAACAGAATATGAACATGCGGCCAATTGTGCCACACATGCG ttcTGGATTATTCCAAGCATCCTTGGCAGTTCCATCCTCTACGTTCTCTCTGACAATCAATGGGAGACCATCTCTGCGTGGATCTATGGCTTTGGCCTCTCAGGATTATTTCTCGTCTCTACCGTCTTCCACACCATCTCTTGGAAGAAGAGGCATCTAAG GACTGTGGAACATTGCCTACACATGTTTGACAGAATGGTCATCTATTTCTTCATTGCGGCATCCTATGCCCCTTG GCTAAATCTGCGGGAGTTGGGTCCATGGGCTTCCCACATGCGCTGGATCATTTGGATCATGGCATCCGTTGGAACCATCTATGTTTTCTTTTTCCATGAACG CCCAACACAGATGGCCTCTCGGagctggtggctggtggcttttTCTATTGCCTGGGCACCGTCTTCTTCAAGAGTGATGGGCGCATCCCCTTTGCCCACGCCATCTGGCACCTCTTTGTGGCCCTTGGAGCTGCCATCCATTATTATGCCATTTGGAGGTACCTCTATCAATCAGATGCTGCTGAGGCAAAAACTTCCAGGTAGACAGATGCCTTAA
- the MMD2 gene encoding monocyte to macrophage differentiation factor 2 isoform X1, with protein sequence MNHRVPPNRRYQPTEYEHAANCATHAFWIIPSILGSSILYVLSDNQWETISAWIYGFGLSGLFLVSTVFHTISWKKRHLRTVEHCLHMFDRMVIYFFIAASYAPWLNLRELGPWASHMRWIIWIMASVGTIYVFFFHERYKLVELVCYVIMGFFPAVVILSMPNTDGLSELVAGGFFYCLGTVFFKSDGRIPFAHAIWHLFVALGAAIHYYAIWRYLYQSDAAEAKTSR encoded by the exons ATGAACCACAGGGTTCCACCCAACCGGAGGTACCAGCCAACAGAATATGAACATGCGGCCAATTGTGCCACACATGCG ttcTGGATTATTCCAAGCATCCTTGGCAGTTCCATCCTCTACGTTCTCTCTGACAATCAATGGGAGACCATCTCTGCGTGGATCTATGGCTTTGGCCTCTCAGGATTATTTCTCGTCTCTACCGTCTTCCACACCATCTCTTGGAAGAAGAGGCATCTAAG GACTGTGGAACATTGCCTACACATGTTTGACAGAATGGTCATCTATTTCTTCATTGCGGCATCCTATGCCCCTTG GCTAAATCTGCGGGAGTTGGGTCCATGGGCTTCCCACATGCGCTGGATCATTTGGATCATGGCATCCGTTGGAACCATCTATGTTTTCTTTTTCCATGAACG gtaCAAGCTGGTGGAACTGGTGTGCTATGTCATCATGGGCTTCTTCCCTGCAGTGGTCATCCTTTCCATG CCCAACACAGATGGCCTCTCGGagctggtggctggtggcttttTCTATTGCCTGGGCACCGTCTTCTTCAAGAGTGATGGGCGCATCCCCTTTGCCCACGCCATCTGGCACCTCTTTGTGGCCCTTGGAGCTGCCATCCATTATTATGCCATTTGGAGGTACCTCTATCAATCAGATGCTGCTGAGGCAAAAACTTCCAGGTAG